Genomic window (Acidobacteriota bacterium):
GACCCGGCCACCGGCGCGCGCACCCCGCTGCTGGCGGATCCGGCCGCGGCGCTGAAGGGGCTCAACGAGCTGCTGACCGCCGGTGGCGGCAAGCCCGAGGAGAAGCTGGACGCTCCCCTGGAGTTGGATGCCGCCGGTAAGCGGGCCCTGCACCTGATCGCCGACGACGTCTTCCTGCAGGACCTGGCCACCGGCGCCTTCCGGCGGATCACGCGCACGCCCGCCGCAGAGGCCGAGCCGCACTTCTCGCCCGACGGCCGCTGGGTGGCGTTCCACCGGGAGCACAACCTGTACGTCACCCGGATCGCCGACGGCAAGGAGTACGCCCTCACCCGCGACGGCCGCGACACCCTGCTCAACGGCACCCTGTCCTGGGTGTACTGGGAGGAGATCTTCGGCCGGGAGGACCTGGGCTACTGGTGGTCGCCCGACTCCACGGCGATGGTGTACCTCAAGTCGGACGAGTCGAAGGTGCCCGTTTCCTACTTCCCCGACTACGAGCCGGCCACGCCGGCGGTGCACCGCCAGCGCTACCCCAAGGCGGGCGAGACCAATCCGGCGGTGTCAGTCTGGCTCGCTGAGGTGCCCGGCGGCAAGGTCCGGCAGATCCGGTTCGCCGATCCAGAGCTCGAGTACGTCGTGCGGGTGCACTGGCTCCCCCACGGCCGCAGCGTCGCCGTCAAGACCATGAACCGGGCCCAGAACCGCCTGAAGCTCTGGCTGGTGGACCGCCGCCGCGCCACCGCCCGCGTGATCCTCACCGAGGAGAGCCCCACGGTGGTGAGCGTCCACGACGACCTGGCCTTCACCGCCGACGGCGCCCGCTTCGTCTGGGCCTCGGAGCGCGACGGCCGCAACCGGCTGTACCTGTATGAAATCAGCGGGAAACTGGTCCGGGCGCTCACCCCCGCGAACCTGCTGGTGCGCGCCTCCAGCGGCGTGGCCTGGGTGCGGGGGGGCCTGTGCGCCCTGGACGAGGCCGGCGGCTGGGTCTACTACACCGCCACCGACGGCGCGCCCATCGCCCCGGCGCTCTACCGCTCGCCGCTGGCCGGCGGGGCCGCCGAGCGGCTGACCCGGGAGCCGGGCAGCCACCGGGTGGGCTTCAGCCCGTCGATGCAGTATTTCTTCGACGAGCATTCGTCCATGAGCCGGCCGCCGGGGTTGACCCTGCACCGGGCCGACGGCGAGGCGCTGCGCGTCGTGGCGGCGCCGGCCGCGGACCATGCCGCGAAGCTGGGCCTGCTCTATCCCGAATACCTCGCCATCCCGGCCGAGGACGGCTTCGCCCTGCCCGCGCAGATCCTCAAGCCGACGGCGCTGGAGCCGGGCCGCCGCTATCCCGTGATCCTCTACGTCTACGGCGGGCCCAACGCCCCGGTGGTGGGCGACCGCTGGGGCCGCGACCTGCTCATGAACAATCTGCTGGTGCAGCGCGGCTACATCTGGCTGGCCGTGGACAACCGCAGCGCCTCCGGGCTGGGCAAGGCGCTTGAGGACACCGTCCACCACAAGCTCATGAGCGGCGGCGAGGTGGCCGACATCGTGGCCGCCGTGCGCTGGATCAAGCGCCAGCCGTGGGCGGACCCGGACCGCGTGGGCGTGTGGGGCTGGAGCGGCGGCGGCACGTTCACCGTCCAGCTCATGAGCCAGAGCCGGGAGTTCCGCGCCGGCATCGCCGTGGCGGGCGTGTACGATTTCCGCTACTACGACTCCGTTTGGGCGGAGCATCTCCTGGGCCTGCCCAAGGACAATCCCGAGGGCTACAAGGCCGGCGCGCCGGCCACCTGGGCCAAGAACCTGCACGGACGACTCTTCCTCGTCCACGGCCTGGCCGACGACAACGTCCATCCCCAGAACGCCTGGCGGCTGACCGACGAGCTCATCGCGGCGAAGATCCCGTTCGACCTGATGGTCTATCCGCGGCAGGGCCACGGCATCCGCGCCCCGGCCAGCTACCGGCATCTCATGGTGGCGATGCTGGACTTCTGGGAGCGTTGGTTGAAGGGAGAGAACGGTGAACCGGTGAACAGTAATCAGTGAGGAGATAGGAGTTTAAAGGCCTTCGTGCTCGTAATTCGTAATCGTGATCGTAATCGAGGCTAGAGGCTCGGGGCTCGAGGCTCGTTTCCAAAGTGCGGACATCGAACATCGGATATCGGACCTGGGACCTGGTTTCTGGGACCTGGGTTTTGGGTCTTGGATCATAGAACCAAGATCCCGGTACCCATTCACCCATTCACCCTTTCCCCCTTCACCCTTCCCCCCCATTCACCGGCCGACTGGGCGGCGGGGGGAGCGAGGCTGCCGACGGTCAGGTCCAGTGCCCCTGGCCCGGTGTGCCGGCGCGGCCTCACGCAGCCGGGAGGACCACTGCCACAGCCCGTTGATGGCGGCCGGCGGGAGGCGGTGGCCCAGCGCCCGGGCCGCGACGACGAGCTGCCCCCGGTGGTGCGACTCGTGGGACAGGGCGTATCCGCAGAAGAGGACCGCGTCGCGGGGCATGGCGCCGTAGATGAACCGGCTCTTCACGCCGGAAAACGGGCCGCCGTTTGCCAGCCCCGCGCGCAGCAGGCGTTCCACGGCATCGGCGCTCAGGGGCAGGGCCGCAAGGACCTCGGCCGGCGCGGCCGTGGCGCGGTCCACTTGGCAGGGAACGGCGATCCCGGATGCCGTCGCGAGACTGTTCAGCCAGAGGCAGCGGCAGTTGTGGAGGTGGGCGGCGATGCTCCGCACGGTGCGCCGCGGCGCGCCGGGCAGTCCCAGCGGCCAGAGGTCCGCGGGGAGTTGCTCCACAAGGAACGCGGTGACCCGGCTGTGGATGCGCCACGCATCCAGAATGGACTCGTGAAGCGCGTTCATGCGGTGCTTCCACTTCCAGCTACTGACGGGGTGGCGTCAGGCGCCTCCGGCATCTGCAGCCGGTCGCGCGGCGCCGCCGGCGGGATGGCTGTGATCGGCCGCGGTGTCACGGATCGGCGCGGCGCTCCAGTTGCCACAGGCCGTGTTCCACGCCGCCCTGGATGTAGATGGCGAATGTGCCGTGGCCCGGGATCGCCAGCGGCGGATGGGCGATGACGGCGCCGGCCTCCGCCGCGGCGGCGACCGCCGCCTCGATGTCGCCCACGAGCCAGTAGGGCCGCACCACCGGCGTTTCCGACTCGCGCAGTGGCGCCCGGACGCCCACCAAGCCGCCGCCCGGCAGGACCGCCGTCCGCGCCTGGCCGAGCCCGGGGTCGGGCTCGCCGAACCGCAGTCCGTTCGCCGCCGCATACGCGGCGCACACCGCGTCCACCTCCGGCGTCACGATCTCCAGGTAATGGATCCGCATGGTCTGGTCTCCTTGATGAGTCTGCCGGTCCGGATCCGTCCGGGTCGACGCACAGCCCAGGACGGACACGGCGACAATCGTGGCGACAAGCATCCGGCGCATGAATCGGCCTCCTTGAAAAACGCAACACTGCGGCTTGACACCAGCATGTCGGATCGTGCCGCTGTTGATTTGAGTCGTTTCATTTTAGGTTTTCCCCACCGCCGGATCAAGTTCCGAGCGGCGGGATCCGCCCGCTGCGCTGCGCGGATGGACGGGGCCGCGCCCCCGCGCCGGTGAAATGCGTTTGGGATTAGGCGGGCTTTCGGATGATAATACCGTATGCGAATTTCATGACGAGGTGCGCGATGTCTGAGCGTCTGCTGAGCCGGCGGATTCATCTGCTGGCGGGTGTCCTCGCCGCCGCCGTGGCGCTGGCGGCGGCGCTCCCGAACGCGGCGCCGCCGAGCGCCCGCGCGGCCGAAACCGCGCCCGCCGTCGGCTTCCATTTTGAGGGTGCGCGATTCATGCTGGACGGGAAGCCGTTCCAGATCCGGGCGGGCGAGCTGCACTTCCAGCGCATCCCCCGGGAGTATTGGCGCGACCGGCTGCTCAAAGCCCGGGCGATGGGCCTCAACACCGTGGGCGCCTATGTCTTCTGGAACGCGCTGGAGCCGGAGCCGGGCCAGTGGGACTTTTCGGGGCGCAACGACGTCGCCGCGTTCGTCCGGGAGGCCG
Coding sequences:
- a CDS encoding S9 family peptidase; amino-acid sequence: MRQILTVCLILAGLLLSATAAPQGAEPSAPPLTIDEVLSPAHRTAFRLPSYYWLPGDGILLFDPAKQDAERVLERYDPATGARTPLLADPAAALKGLNELLTAGGGKPEEKLDAPLELDAAGKRALHLIADDVFLQDLATGAFRRITRTPAAEAEPHFSPDGRWVAFHREHNLYVTRIADGKEYALTRDGRDTLLNGTLSWVYWEEIFGREDLGYWWSPDSTAMVYLKSDESKVPVSYFPDYEPATPAVHRQRYPKAGETNPAVSVWLAEVPGGKVRQIRFADPELEYVVRVHWLPHGRSVAVKTMNRAQNRLKLWLVDRRRATARVILTEESPTVVSVHDDLAFTADGARFVWASERDGRNRLYLYEISGKLVRALTPANLLVRASSGVAWVRGGLCALDEAGGWVYYTATDGAPIAPALYRSPLAGGAAERLTREPGSHRVGFSPSMQYFFDEHSSMSRPPGLTLHRADGEALRVVAAPAADHAAKLGLLYPEYLAIPAEDGFALPAQILKPTALEPGRRYPVILYVYGGPNAPVVGDRWGRDLLMNNLLVQRGYIWLAVDNRSASGLGKALEDTVHHKLMSGGEVADIVAAVRWIKRQPWADPDRVGVWGWSGGGTFTVQLMSQSREFRAGIAVAGVYDFRYYDSVWAEHLLGLPKDNPEGYKAGAPATWAKNLHGRLFLVHGLADDNVHPQNAWRLTDELIAAKIPFDLMVYPRQGHGIRAPASYRHLMVAMLDFWERWLKGENGEPVNSNQ
- a CDS encoding hydroxylase, giving the protein MRIHYLEIVTPEVDAVCAAYAAANGLRFGEPDPGLGQARTAVLPGGGLVGVRAPLRESETPVVRPYWLVGDIEAAVAAAAEAGAVIAHPPLAIPGHGTFAIYIQGGVEHGLWQLERRADP